In Synergistaceae bacterium, the genomic window GCTTGTGGCATTCGGCGTGTTCATGTCGATGATGTTCAGCAGGAAACAGATGGGATACCTTGCAAGCGGCTTTATCGGAATGGGTCTTCTCTTCCTCGGAATGCAGACGATGAAATCAGCCTCCCACGTGGTCGCACAGTATAAAGACTTTCTGCTTTTCCTCAGCCAGAATCCCTTAAGCGGAGTCTTAGCGGGAATAGTCCTCACGGCCATGATACAGTCTTCAGCGGCGACAATCGGTCTCACAATCGCGGTGGCCTCGCAGGGGTTAATCACTCTTGACGCGGCACTGCCCATCATACTCGGCGACAACATAGGCACTACAGTTACGGCAATAATCGCCTCAATTAACACCTCTCGACCAGCGAAACAAGCCGCTATGGGACACGTTCTCTTCAACCTAATCGGGACAATGATATTCATTGCAATACTGCCATTCTACAAGCACATAGTAGCCGCGACAAGCTCAGACATAGGACGGCAGATCGCAAACGCTCACACAATATTCAACCTTCTGAACACAATATTATTCTTCCCGTTCATTTCCCTTCTCGCAAAACTCATTTCAACAATTATTCCCTTACGCCCTGAAGATAAGCCCGAAGATGTTATGTACCTCGACAAGAATTTAATCGGCATATCGTCAGCTTCAGCAGTTGAGGCCGTCAAAGATGAGCTTATGCACATGGGCAATATCATTCAGCGGATGTTCGCATTGCTCCGTGAAACGTTCTTTGAGTTCGACGAGGGAAAAATGGAGGAACGCCGAAAGAAATTCGACAGCCTAGAGGACTCCGTCAACAAAATCACCCGCGCTATTTCTGAATACTCGTCAGAAATTTGGCAGAGGGGTATATCTGATGACGTGTCTACCGTCTTAGGGTGCTACGTCAATGCCTCTCTTGACCTCGAAAGAATCGGAGACCGTGCGGAAAATCTCATAGAACGCTCCGACGTAATGAACCACTATCTGAGCGACGACGCTATAGAAGAGTTCCGCGACATGTACGAGACTACATCAAAGGCTATTGATTTGTCCCTGTCATCACTTCAGAGAGAAGACAGCGAGGAAGCATGGGAAGTAATCAGCGACATTGAGAAACGCATTGACGGCCAAGAGAAAGCATACCGAAAGAAGCACATTGACAGACTCAACCGCGGAGAATGCGACCCCGAAAAAGGCGTGAACTTCATCACACTGCTGTCAAACCTCGAAAGAATTGGCGACCACAGCAATAATATCGCCGGATATACCCTCGATATTCTCGCGCTTAATCGGAAGGCATGAAAAGGTTTCTCCTGATACTGTTTCTGATTGTGTGTGTGTGCGCGCACAACTATATATCATCCGTTGACGTAAGCCCGGAGAAAGTTACGACAATATACGGCTCTCCGGCTCTGTATGACGCTGACGGCAGATTGTTCCACGTGAAACTGTCGCCCACGTCTGAATGGCATATCCCCGTACCACTAAGCGACATGGGAAAATGGCTTCCCCTTGT contains:
- a CDS encoding Na/Pi cotransporter family protein — protein: MDIKTFFTIAGGVALFLYGIKLLSSALQSLAGNKLRHLLGTLTKTPLRGILVGIVVTVLIQSSSGTTVMTVSFVNTGLLSLKQALGLIMGANIGTTVTAQLIAFNIDTLALPLVAFGVFMSMMFSRKQMGYLASGFIGMGLLFLGMQTMKSASHVVAQYKDFLLFLSQNPLSGVLAGIVLTAMIQSSAATIGLTIAVASQGLITLDAALPIILGDNIGTTVTAIIASINTSRPAKQAAMGHVLFNLIGTMIFIAILPFYKHIVAATSSDIGRQIANAHTIFNLLNTILFFPFISLLAKLISTIIPLRPEDKPEDVMYLDKNLIGISSASAVEAVKDELMHMGNIIQRMFALLRETFFEFDEGKMEERRKKFDSLEDSVNKITRAISEYSSEIWQRGISDDVSTVLGCYVNASLDLERIGDRAENLIERSDVMNHYLSDDAIEEFRDMYETTSKAIDLSLSSLQREDSEEAWEVISDIEKRIDGQEKAYRKKHIDRLNRGECDPEKGVNFITLLSNLERIGDHSNNIAGYTLDILALNRKA